Proteins encoded within one genomic window of Hahella chejuensis KCTC 2396:
- the tssH gene encoding type VI secretion system ATPase TssH, whose product MIELNLRQLIEPTTSVVRKSLEDGLRLAQQERHSSLEIEHVLLKVLEQSDSDLDRVLEQLGVDIGKVSRELSQTVGKFHRDNPRDMVPFSPLVVDALKAGWLLASVEMGVNFISSAHLFAAVMSHNTMRNQLLSSVKTLQEISLEKVLPAVKAVTGQSSESRAYLKAAAGGGAPAAPTAQGGALQKYTVNLTERALNNEIDPVLGRDPEIRQCIDILTRRRQNNPILTGEAGVGKTAVVEGLALRIAQKDVPEPLQGVHIHVLDLGLLQAGASMKGEFEQRLKSVIEEVKASPAPIIMFIDEAHTMIGAGGKEGQGDAANLLKPALARGELRTIAATTWAEYKKYFERDPALTRRFQVVKVEEPTEAVAIDMLRGISKILAIHHNVRISDDAIIQAVKLSARYIPGRQLPDKGVSLLDTACARVSLSQSATPSLIEDTRRRIQQIDTNLDLISQENISSGEYHETLELLTEEKAVLEASLAAQTEQWEKEKDLIAKILEVRTKLEQDYQAKKGPEDAGDRLSDEEVAELQVEFKNLFAALASAQGDQPLMMPHVDGQAVAEVVANWTGIPVGKMVSDEINGILNLHEQLEKRVIGQSHALEAIAQAIRTSRAGLTDPRKPIGVFLMVGPSGVGKTETALALADTLFGGEQNLTVINMAEFKEEHKVSMLLGSPPGYVGYGEGGVLTEAARRKPYSVILLDEMEKAHQGVQDVFYNLFDKGSIKDGEGRDIDFKNTVIIMTSNAGEEAIRAICAQSEEKPEPDVMLDSMRHELLKYFKPAFLGRANVITYYPLDDENLFKICRINMDRIARRVRNHYGAAFTYDEDVLLNIVARSQEVDTGARNIEHILNRTVLPELSTECLSRLANGEHIEHIHISATEEGNFGYLFNADAAAAASAEPQAVVDTSVDADVDADADAAE is encoded by the coding sequence ATGATTGAGTTAAACTTACGCCAACTCATTGAACCCACCACTTCCGTCGTACGCAAATCGCTAGAGGATGGTTTGCGTCTGGCCCAACAGGAACGTCACAGCTCACTGGAAATCGAACACGTGCTGCTGAAAGTGCTGGAGCAAAGCGACAGCGATCTGGACCGCGTGCTGGAACAGCTCGGCGTCGACATCGGCAAAGTCAGCAGAGAACTGAGCCAGACTGTAGGCAAATTCCACCGCGATAACCCCCGGGATATGGTTCCCTTTTCACCATTGGTGGTGGATGCGCTAAAAGCCGGCTGGCTACTGGCGTCAGTGGAAATGGGCGTAAATTTCATCAGCTCCGCGCACCTGTTTGCGGCGGTCATGTCGCACAACACTATGCGCAACCAATTGCTGAGTTCAGTCAAAACCCTGCAGGAAATTTCTCTGGAGAAAGTATTGCCTGCGGTGAAAGCCGTCACCGGACAATCCTCCGAAAGCCGCGCCTACCTGAAGGCGGCTGCGGGCGGCGGCGCTCCGGCGGCGCCGACAGCGCAAGGCGGCGCATTGCAGAAATATACCGTCAACCTGACCGAAAGAGCGCTGAACAACGAAATCGATCCGGTACTGGGTCGCGACCCGGAAATTCGTCAGTGCATCGACATCCTCACCCGTCGCCGTCAGAACAATCCCATCCTGACCGGTGAAGCCGGCGTTGGTAAGACTGCAGTCGTTGAAGGTCTGGCGCTGCGCATCGCGCAAAAAGACGTGCCGGAGCCCCTGCAGGGCGTACATATTCATGTTCTGGACCTGGGCTTGCTGCAAGCCGGCGCCAGTATGAAAGGCGAATTCGAACAGCGCCTGAAATCCGTGATCGAAGAGGTCAAAGCCTCTCCCGCGCCCATCATCATGTTTATCGATGAGGCGCACACCATGATCGGCGCGGGCGGTAAAGAAGGCCAAGGTGACGCCGCCAACCTGCTCAAGCCTGCGCTGGCGCGCGGCGAACTGCGCACCATCGCCGCCACCACCTGGGCGGAGTACAAGAAATATTTCGAACGCGATCCTGCTCTGACCCGTCGCTTCCAGGTGGTCAAGGTCGAAGAACCGACAGAAGCCGTCGCAATCGACATGCTGCGCGGCATCTCGAAAATCCTGGCGATCCACCACAACGTGCGCATCTCCGATGACGCCATTATCCAGGCGGTGAAACTGTCCGCCCGTTATATTCCTGGTCGTCAGTTGCCGGACAAAGGCGTGAGCCTGCTCGACACAGCCTGCGCCCGCGTCTCCCTGAGCCAAAGCGCCACGCCGTCTTTGATCGAGGACACCCGTCGTCGCATTCAACAGATCGACACTAACCTCGATCTGATTTCCCAGGAAAATATCTCCTCCGGCGAATATCACGAGACCTTGGAACTACTCACCGAAGAGAAAGCCGTTCTGGAAGCCTCTCTCGCCGCCCAAACCGAGCAGTGGGAAAAGGAAAAAGATCTGATCGCCAAAATCCTGGAAGTGCGCACCAAGCTGGAGCAGGACTACCAAGCCAAGAAAGGCCCTGAAGACGCCGGCGATCGCCTGAGCGATGAAGAAGTCGCCGAACTGCAGGTGGAGTTCAAGAACCTGTTCGCCGCCTTGGCGTCCGCACAAGGGGATCAGCCGTTAATGATGCCTCATGTGGATGGTCAGGCTGTGGCGGAAGTCGTCGCCAACTGGACCGGCATTCCGGTCGGCAAGATGGTGAGCGATGAGATCAATGGCATTCTTAACCTGCATGAGCAGTTGGAAAAACGCGTTATCGGCCAGTCTCACGCCCTGGAAGCCATCGCTCAGGCTATTCGCACTTCCCGCGCCGGCCTGACCGATCCGCGCAAACCTATCGGCGTCTTCCTGATGGTCGGCCCTTCCGGCGTAGGTAAGACCGAAACCGCGCTGGCGTTGGCGGACACACTGTTCGGCGGCGAGCAGAATCTGACCGTTATCAACATGGCCGAGTTTAAAGAAGAGCACAAAGTCTCCATGCTGCTGGGCTCTCCTCCCGGATATGTGGGCTATGGCGAAGGCGGCGTGTTGACGGAAGCCGCTCGCCGGAAGCCTTACTCGGTCATTCTGCTGGACGAAATGGAAAAAGCCCACCAAGGCGTGCAGGACGTGTTCTACAACCTGTTCGACAAGGGCTCCATCAAAGATGGCGAAGGCCGCGACATCGACTTCAAGAACACGGTCATCATCATGACCTCCAACGCAGGCGAAGAAGCGATTCGCGCCATCTGCGCGCAGTCTGAAGAGAAGCCGGAGCCGGATGTCATGCTCGACAGCATGCGCCACGAGCTGCTGAAGTACTTCAAACCTGCGTTTTTGGGTCGCGCCAACGTGATTACCTATTATCCGCTGGACGACGAGAATCTGTTCAAGATCTGTCGCATCAACATGGATCGTATTGCGCGCAGAGTACGCAATCACTACGGCGCCGCATTCACCTACGACGAAGACGTGTTGCTCAACATCGTCGCCCGTTCGCAGGAAGTGGATACCGGCGCGCGTAATATCGAACATATACTGAACCGCACCGTGCTGCCTGAACTGTCCACCGAATGTCTGAGCAGACTGGCGAACGGCGAACATATCGAGCACATCCACATCAGCGCTACGGAAGAAGGTAACTTCGGTTATCTGTTCAATGCCGACGCCGCGGCTGCAGCGTCTGCGGAACCGCAGGCAGTGGTGGATACGAGTGTTGACGCAGACGTGGATGCCGATGCGGACGCAGCCGAATAA
- a CDS encoding LysR family transcriptional regulator → MLDDLALFIKVAELGGFSIAAAATGVPAPTLTRRVQKLEAELGCQLLHRSARRLQLTAAGQKVFDESYLHLSCLDKQMALIKKDISAEEGEIRVLAPVNLANGPLRPLWGDFMSRYPNIQLTLQLNNKVEDFTGSQAELAVRVGPLANSALRQRRLGSIRTVLVATPDTAAQIEAQGADLNPAELERWPWVASVSESMRRLRHRRTGEMVNIDWRPRAHINDLSLAVDILKACGGWMLCPVSLVWEDLQRGDLRQILSDWEGANREVHVVWNDRNILLRRTQLLLDFLTEETRRIPSLLGELPDIEIMG, encoded by the coding sequence ATGCTTGATGACTTGGCTCTATTTATAAAAGTAGCGGAACTGGGTGGTTTCTCCATAGCCGCTGCAGCTACTGGTGTCCCGGCGCCGACGCTGACGCGGCGGGTGCAGAAGCTGGAAGCCGAGCTGGGATGCCAGTTGTTGCATCGCTCCGCACGACGATTACAGCTGACCGCTGCGGGCCAGAAGGTCTTTGATGAGTCCTATCTTCATCTGTCCTGTCTTGATAAACAGATGGCGTTGATAAAAAAGGATATTTCGGCGGAAGAAGGGGAAATCAGAGTGTTAGCCCCAGTGAATTTGGCCAATGGGCCTCTACGTCCTTTGTGGGGGGATTTTATGTCCCGTTATCCCAATATTCAGCTGACATTGCAGCTGAATAACAAAGTAGAGGATTTCACCGGTTCGCAAGCGGAACTGGCGGTGCGCGTCGGGCCGCTAGCCAATTCCGCATTGCGACAAAGACGTCTTGGCTCCATACGTACTGTACTGGTGGCGACGCCGGATACCGCTGCGCAAATCGAAGCGCAAGGCGCAGACTTAAACCCCGCAGAGCTGGAGCGCTGGCCTTGGGTGGCTTCAGTATCCGAGAGTATGCGCCGTCTGCGTCACCGCCGTACAGGCGAGATGGTGAATATCGACTGGCGTCCTCGCGCTCACATCAATGACCTCTCCCTCGCGGTTGATATCCTAAAAGCCTGCGGCGGGTGGATGTTATGTCCCGTTTCCCTGGTCTGGGAGGACCTGCAACGCGGCGACCTGCGACAGATACTGAGTGACTGGGAAGGGGCCAACAGGGAGGTGCATGTAGTATGGAACGACCGCAATATCCTACTTAGACGCACTCAGTTATTGCTGGATTTCTTGACGGAAGAAACGCGACGCATACCGAGTTTGCTTGGTGAACTGCCTGATATAGAAATCATGGGTTGA
- the tssG gene encoding type VI secretion system baseplate subunit TssG translates to MATENRLPASHLAKRLQQDPWRFDFFQLVRLLEHFDPQDARPRTPLGGFYPPRNEPVRFVVNPSMGFEGGAVDKITRGGDKSLASRDQWSMAVNFWGLVGSRGVLPFHYRDLILQRLRQKDKSMKHFFDLLDHRTLSLFYRSWKKYRIPLTFEANHQLDPKYNRDRHAEMIKGLMGLASMRSAKFYQPSGDIFNVAGLMSRGVCSAEALSQAIRQHFGLKVSILHFRGQWRRMPDDVQTRLGGSRFPGVNHCLGQQAILGEKTWSVQNRFTVHFDDIDYPRFLSIVSGTEILGAMYKLIRTMAGVALDFDLSLKVRQDRLPNSQLAHPTAPPLLGWNSKLFSTRQQDRFITVSVSRHAMQRTIERLQKKRETL, encoded by the coding sequence ATGGCCACCGAGAATCGGCTCCCAGCCTCTCATTTAGCCAAACGGCTGCAGCAGGACCCCTGGCGGTTCGATTTTTTCCAGCTGGTGCGCCTGCTGGAGCATTTCGACCCGCAGGATGCGCGACCTCGCACTCCCCTGGGTGGATTTTACCCGCCCAGGAATGAGCCTGTACGCTTCGTCGTGAATCCCAGCATGGGCTTCGAGGGCGGCGCCGTAGACAAGATTACCCGCGGCGGGGACAAGTCGCTGGCGTCTCGTGATCAGTGGTCAATGGCGGTGAACTTCTGGGGACTGGTCGGCTCGCGCGGCGTACTGCCGTTCCATTACCGCGACCTGATTTTGCAGCGTCTGCGACAGAAAGATAAGTCGATGAAGCACTTCTTCGACTTATTGGACCACCGCACGTTATCGCTGTTTTATCGCTCCTGGAAAAAATATCGCATTCCGCTGACTTTCGAGGCCAATCATCAGCTTGACCCCAAATACAACCGTGACCGACATGCGGAGATGATCAAAGGGTTGATGGGTTTGGCCAGCATGCGCAGCGCCAAGTTCTACCAACCTTCCGGCGACATCTTCAACGTCGCGGGTTTGATGAGTCGCGGCGTGTGTTCCGCTGAGGCGTTGTCGCAAGCCATTCGCCAACATTTCGGTCTGAAGGTGAGCATCCTGCACTTCCGCGGTCAATGGCGGCGCATGCCGGACGACGTGCAGACCCGTCTGGGCGGCAGCCGCTTCCCCGGCGTGAATCACTGCCTGGGACAACAAGCCATTCTGGGTGAGAAGACCTGGTCGGTGCAGAACCGTTTCACCGTCCACTTCGACGACATTGACTACCCACGTTTCCTGTCTATCGTTTCCGGCACGGAAATCCTGGGGGCCATGTATAAGCTGATTCGAACTATGGCGGGGGTTGCTCTAGACTTTGACTTATCGCTTAAAGTCAGACAGGACCGACTGCCAAACAGCCAGCTTGCGCACCCGACGGCGCCGCCTTTGCTGGGCTGGAACTCAAAACTGTTTTCAACACGACAACAAGATCGGTTCATTACCGTGTCTGTATCCCGGCACGCAATGCAGCGAACTATAGAAAGACTACAAAAGAAAAGGGAAACCTTATGA
- the tssE gene encoding type VI secretion system baseplate subunit TssE, producing the protein MTKISKSQKLRPSVLDRLIDERPDLKVEPEKNRHQVLNELRESVRRDLEDLLNTRYRPISASDNLRQLDESLINYGLPDLHTINFLSAEGKSQFCRTVEQHIAMFEPRFKSVRVITLDEDWAEGATLHFRIEAVLFAEPAPEEISFDSSLEPISAIVNVQEAR; encoded by the coding sequence ATGACGAAAATAAGTAAGAGCCAAAAACTGCGCCCTTCGGTGCTGGACCGGCTGATAGATGAAAGGCCGGACCTGAAAGTAGAACCGGAAAAAAATCGCCATCAGGTGCTCAACGAGCTCCGCGAATCCGTGCGCCGCGATCTTGAGGATCTCCTCAACACGCGTTATCGCCCTATCTCCGCATCCGACAACCTGCGTCAGTTGGACGAATCGCTGATCAATTACGGCCTGCCCGACCTGCACACCATCAACTTCCTTAGTGCGGAAGGTAAAAGTCAGTTCTGCCGCACAGTGGAACAACATATAGCCATGTTTGAGCCCCGCTTTAAGTCGGTCAGGGTCATCACCCTGGATGAGGACTGGGCGGAGGGCGCCACCTTGCATTTCCGCATTGAGGCGGTGTTGTTCGCCGAACCCGCTCCCGAAGAAATCTCCTTTGATTCCTCGCTGGAGCCGATTTCGGCTATCGTCAACGTTCAGGAGGCGCGTTAA
- a CDS encoding DUF2798 domain-containing protein: MSVKFRFFYSLTMSLALSFLMSAWVTFLNLGLQRDFTAHWMHAFLLAWPTAFTIAFALGPTVNKITEMLMAASATLGRKTGS, from the coding sequence ATGTCGGTAAAATTTCGTTTTTTCTACAGCCTGACCATGTCCCTGGCGCTCAGTTTTTTGATGAGCGCATGGGTGACTTTTCTCAACCTGGGTTTACAAAGGGATTTCACCGCACACTGGATGCACGCCTTTCTGCTGGCGTGGCCGACGGCCTTCACCATCGCCTTTGCGCTGGGACCGACGGTCAATAAAATAACCGAGATGCTGATGGCGGCAAGCGCTACACTTGGCCGCAAAACGGGTTCTTAA
- a CDS encoding VOC family protein gives MKPRISMITLGVEDLQRSVDFYENGLGLPKMPMEDANVAFFTLNGTWLGLYPRHLLAEDAAVPDNGSGFKGVTLAHNLASKAEVDAQIQQAVEAGAKLTKPAEDTFWGGYSGYFADPDGHLWEIAWNPHAWVGPEDK, from the coding sequence ATGAAACCAAGAATCAGCATGATCACCCTGGGCGTTGAGGATTTGCAACGCTCCGTGGACTTCTACGAGAACGGACTGGGGCTTCCCAAGATGCCGATGGAAGACGCCAATGTGGCGTTTTTCACGCTCAACGGGACCTGGCTGGGCCTCTACCCTCGTCACCTGCTGGCGGAAGACGCGGCAGTTCCTGACAACGGCTCAGGCTTCAAAGGCGTCACCCTCGCCCATAATCTGGCGTCCAAGGCAGAAGTGGACGCACAGATCCAACAAGCCGTCGAGGCCGGAGCCAAACTGACCAAACCCGCCGAAGACACCTTCTGGGGCGGCTACTCCGGCTACTTCGCCGACCCTGACGGACACCTGTGGGAAATCGCCTGGAATCCTCACGCCTGGGTTGGGCCGGAGGATAAGTAG
- the tssC gene encoding type VI secretion system contractile sheath large subunit produces the protein MQNKVSPNDTPMPFTYGVAQKRTQGPSSAEVIALKKILQWIKLPDWCYEDKAAGKPLDYDYLILWLQRAVAQIDNKIINQVNHILHHSKFQDLERAWRSLYDVVSYAYGRKLVKIRFLDITWSEITKDVNRSVEFDQSQLFHKIYSEEYDVPGGEPYGIIVMNFEVAHKPFAGHRFNDIPTLERLAEIGAASFSPILLNAAPQLFEMNSFPEITSPISLKQLFSEQDYIAWNSLRDHPDTRFLGLTIPRVLIRNPYSVQIAPHGGLLFSEKRAQASNENYLWGYANFALVKVLIREFTEVGWFSHIRGLLRDHMAGGAVDNLVVDAFSTDAKKIAHKPIVDAVFSDERERALSEHGLIALCQCYDVPMGVFYSTPTLHRPKVFQDRIASANSRLSSLLQHVLCGSRFAHYIKVITRDMIGSVRRAEDCERELQRWLTQYVTSQEDADWFMQARYPLREGSVQVREIPEKPGSFATTIYLRPHYQADRLVSELHLTTEVNTAS, from the coding sequence ATGCAGAATAAAGTATCTCCAAACGACACCCCCATGCCGTTTACCTACGGTGTTGCGCAGAAGCGCACGCAGGGGCCGAGCTCCGCCGAAGTCATCGCGCTCAAGAAGATACTGCAATGGATCAAGCTTCCAGACTGGTGTTACGAGGACAAAGCCGCTGGTAAGCCACTGGATTACGACTACTTGATTCTTTGGCTGCAAAGAGCCGTCGCCCAGATCGACAACAAGATCATCAACCAGGTCAATCATATTCTTCATCACAGCAAGTTCCAGGATTTGGAGCGCGCATGGCGCAGCCTGTATGACGTAGTGAGCTATGCATATGGCCGCAAACTGGTGAAGATCCGATTTCTGGATATCACTTGGTCGGAAATCACCAAAGACGTGAACCGCTCAGTGGAATTCGACCAAAGTCAGTTATTCCATAAGATATACAGCGAAGAATACGACGTGCCCGGGGGCGAACCCTACGGCATCATCGTGATGAATTTTGAGGTGGCCCATAAACCCTTTGCGGGACACCGTTTTAACGATATTCCAACCTTGGAGCGTCTGGCTGAAATCGGCGCGGCCTCTTTCTCGCCGATACTTCTTAACGCGGCGCCCCAATTGTTTGAAATGAACAGTTTCCCGGAAATCACCAGCCCGATCAGCCTGAAGCAACTCTTCAGCGAACAGGACTACATTGCCTGGAACAGTCTACGCGATCACCCTGACACACGTTTCCTGGGTCTGACTATCCCCCGGGTGCTGATCCGCAATCCCTATTCCGTTCAAATCGCCCCACACGGCGGGCTGCTTTTCTCAGAAAAGCGCGCTCAGGCCTCCAATGAAAATTATTTATGGGGATACGCCAACTTTGCGCTGGTCAAGGTATTGATACGCGAATTCACCGAGGTAGGTTGGTTTTCGCATATTCGCGGCTTACTTCGCGACCACATGGCGGGTGGCGCTGTCGATAACCTAGTGGTGGATGCATTCTCTACGGACGCCAAGAAGATCGCGCACAAGCCGATTGTTGACGCCGTCTTTTCCGACGAGCGCGAGCGTGCGCTCAGTGAACATGGACTCATTGCGCTATGCCAATGCTACGATGTCCCCATGGGCGTGTTTTACAGCACCCCGACCCTGCACCGACCAAAAGTATTTCAGGACAGGATCGCCAGCGCCAACTCCAGGCTGTCTTCATTGCTGCAACATGTTTTGTGCGGCTCCCGTTTCGCCCACTATATCAAGGTGATCACCCGCGATATGATCGGCTCCGTCAGGCGGGCGGAAGACTGCGAGCGCGAACTGCAGCGCTGGCTGACTCAATACGTGACCTCGCAGGAGGACGCGGACTGGTTCATGCAGGCGCGCTATCCGTTGCGTGAAGGCTCGGTGCAAGTCAGAGAGATTCCTGAGAAGCCCGGCTCTTTCGCCACCACTATTTACTTGCGTCCGCACTATCAGGCCGATCGTCTGGTATCGGAGCTACATTTGACGACAGAGGTTAACACCGCTAGTTAA
- a CDS encoding putative quinol monooxygenase codes for MPHHLTAHIRATEGSDPDLVHRELAQLQADTQTEPGCLTFQVFQDAADPTHFVLWEAWTSPGALDQHFAYEHTQRYMTLNLTQVEKIVVHTPVDHSAS; via the coding sequence ATGCCCCACCATCTAACCGCCCACATTCGCGCTACAGAAGGTAGCGACCCGGATTTAGTCCATCGGGAACTGGCGCAACTGCAGGCTGACACACAGACAGAGCCAGGCTGTCTGACCTTCCAGGTTTTCCAGGACGCCGCCGATCCCACTCACTTTGTTCTTTGGGAAGCCTGGACCAGTCCAGGTGCGCTGGACCAGCACTTCGCCTATGAACACACCCAGCGTTATATGACTCTCAATCTGACGCAAGTCGAGAAAATAGTCGTGCATACGCCGGTCGATCACAGCGCAAGTTGA
- a CDS encoding transposase, giving the protein MARKTRFNLTGHPQLIMQRGHNRLPCFFDKEDYLYFLECVGKASEQYQCYVHAYVLLKNEFNLLVTPHIENGIPQMMQSLGRRYVQYVNHRYHRSGTLWEGRYKSSLIDSSGYMLTCYRYIDSLAVFRGLAPNESEYPWSSYHAHARGEDELGLIRNHPMYTDLGDDAEERQQSFLDLMQYEMEPWIRRHIEQTLLNELVLGGDRFINQIEDLVDRPVRPMKRGRPPKDAAKS; this is encoded by the coding sequence ATGGCGAGAAAAACACGATTTAATCTTACCGGCCATCCACAGCTTATCATGCAGCGGGGGCATAACCGCCTCCCCTGCTTCTTTGATAAAGAGGATTATCTGTACTTCCTTGAATGCGTGGGCAAGGCGTCTGAACAATATCAGTGTTACGTGCATGCGTACGTGTTACTGAAAAATGAGTTCAACTTGCTGGTCACGCCGCACATTGAAAACGGCATCCCTCAGATGATGCAGTCTCTGGGACGTCGTTACGTGCAGTATGTGAATCACCGCTACCACCGTAGCGGCACGCTGTGGGAAGGCCGTTATAAATCCAGTCTGATTGATTCCTCCGGCTATATGCTGACGTGCTATCGCTATATCGATTCCCTGGCCGTGTTTCGCGGCCTGGCGCCGAATGAATCGGAATACCCCTGGTCAAGCTATCATGCGCACGCCAGGGGTGAAGACGAACTCGGCCTGATTCGTAACCATCCCATGTATACGGATCTCGGGGATGATGCGGAAGAACGTCAGCAATCTTTCCTGGACCTGATGCAGTACGAAATGGAGCCCTGGATACGCCGGCATATCGAGCAGACATTACTTAATGAACTGGTGTTAGGCGGAGACCGCTTTATCAATCAGATCGAAGATCTGGTGGACCGCCCCGTCCGGCCGATGAAGCGTGGCCGCCCCCCGAAAGACGCAGCGAAGTCCTGA
- the tssF gene encoding type VI secretion system baseplate subunit TssF, protein MSDELLPYYEKELAYLRQSGAEFARVHPKIAGRLRISGDVVEDPHVSRLLEGVAYLNARIQYRLEDDFSELSDALLDQLYPHYLRPIPSMAVVQFRAAKDLDGPLHVARHSRLESDVFQNKVCRFSTGYDLDLLPVEVTKASLKERPFIAPGSQTVQGASAVIHVRLEGFAPEIDLGQLPLDKIRFFLRGQSQYAYSLYELLMNHCVQIVASKGADDVNPMFLHSSCLQPVGFAEEEALIPTPPQSFPGYRLLTEYMVFPEKFLFVDLTGLGERLNEKFGPNLDLYFYLNKSHAELERNLEASNFALGCTPIINLFKHRAEPIDIEHDQYSYPVIPDARFPDNYEVYSIDRVQGLTGDGKKKEYKPFYGLSHFDIGRETQLFWHAQRYPKIGGELGNEPGSELEISLVDLNYAPANLSDETLTVDVMCFNRNTPEKLPFGGGQPRFTCLDVGVSLRGIDSLTHLTPTVRPPLRDGARWRLVSHLTLNYLSLDSPEAIDVLKEILALYDFQDSAASRAIIAAVVNVQTRPMTAPITIGGKTTVCRGVEIEVTFDDNLMSGNSTFLFASILERFFAMYCSINAFTRLIARIKGRQDILKKWPPRIGSQPLI, encoded by the coding sequence ATGAGCGACGAATTATTACCCTATTATGAAAAGGAACTGGCTTACCTGCGCCAGTCCGGTGCGGAATTCGCCCGCGTGCATCCCAAGATCGCCGGTCGTTTACGCATCTCCGGCGATGTGGTGGAAGACCCGCACGTTTCACGCCTGCTGGAAGGCGTGGCGTATTTGAACGCCCGTATTCAATATCGTTTGGAGGACGACTTCTCCGAACTCTCGGACGCCCTGCTCGATCAGCTCTACCCACACTATCTGCGACCAATCCCGTCTATGGCGGTGGTGCAGTTCAGAGCAGCGAAAGATCTGGACGGTCCGTTACATGTCGCACGCCATTCGCGCCTGGAAAGCGACGTTTTCCAGAATAAAGTGTGCCGTTTCAGCACCGGTTACGACCTGGATCTGCTGCCTGTCGAAGTCACCAAAGCAAGCCTCAAGGAGCGCCCGTTTATCGCCCCCGGTTCGCAAACCGTGCAAGGCGCCTCTGCGGTAATTCACGTGCGCCTGGAGGGTTTCGCCCCGGAAATCGATTTGGGCCAGTTGCCGCTGGATAAAATCCGCTTTTTCCTGCGTGGTCAGTCGCAATACGCTTATTCGCTTTATGAGCTGCTGATGAACCATTGTGTGCAGATTGTCGCTTCCAAAGGCGCCGATGACGTCAATCCGATGTTCCTGCACAGCAGTTGCCTGCAGCCCGTCGGTTTCGCCGAGGAAGAAGCGCTGATACCTACGCCGCCACAGTCTTTCCCGGGTTACCGACTGCTCACCGAGTACATGGTGTTCCCGGAAAAATTCCTGTTCGTTGACCTGACCGGTCTTGGCGAACGCTTGAATGAGAAGTTCGGCCCCAATCTGGATTTGTATTTCTATCTCAACAAATCTCATGCGGAGCTGGAACGCAATCTGGAGGCCAGCAATTTCGCCCTGGGTTGCACGCCCATCATCAACCTGTTCAAGCATCGGGCGGAGCCCATAGATATTGAGCATGATCAATACAGCTACCCGGTCATTCCTGACGCGCGCTTCCCGGACAACTATGAAGTGTATTCCATTGATCGCGTACAGGGCCTGACCGGCGACGGCAAGAAAAAGGAATACAAACCCTTTTATGGCTTAAGCCACTTCGATATCGGCCGTGAGACCCAGCTTTTCTGGCATGCTCAACGCTATCCGAAAATCGGCGGCGAGCTAGGCAACGAGCCCGGCAGCGAGCTGGAAATTTCCCTGGTGGACCTGAATTACGCGCCGGCGAATTTGTCCGACGAGACCCTGACTGTCGATGTAATGTGCTTCAACCGCAATACGCCGGAAAAGCTGCCTTTTGGCGGCGGACAGCCTCGCTTCACCTGTCTGGACGTTGGCGTTTCCTTGCGCGGCATCGACTCTTTGACACACCTGACGCCAACTGTACGACCGCCGTTGCGGGACGGCGCGCGCTGGCGCCTTGTGTCGCATCTGACCTTAAACTATTTATCCCTTGATAGTCCGGAAGCCATTGACGTACTTAAGGAAATTTTGGCGCTATATGATTTTCAGGACAGCGCGGCCTCACGGGCGATCATCGCCGCCGTGGTCAATGTGCAGACCCGGCCGATGACGGCGCCGATCACTATTGGCGGCAAAACCACCGTGTGCCGTGGGGTGGAAATCGAAGTCACCTTTGACGACAACCTGATGTCGGGCAACAGCACCTTCCTGTTCGCCTCGATTCTGGAAAGGTTCTTCGCCATGTATTGTTCGATTAACGCGTTCACCCGATTAATTGCCCGTATCAAAGGGCGACAGGATATTCTCAAGAAATGGCCACCGAGAATCGGCTCCCAGCCTCTCATTTAG